From Camelus bactrianus isolate YW-2024 breed Bactrian camel chromosome 16, ASM4877302v1, whole genome shotgun sequence, the proteins below share one genomic window:
- the PIGW gene encoding phosphatidylinositol-glycan biosynthesis class W protein isoform X2: MRKKKKMSQKQMKEAFVSNHNGTSVLEVTEGLCLPALCILGRGLLIILSQHLRSSHTWRTPFFIDFAFIIVPVVTTLTIFSSFVLLEYLAVIIFGAGLFYQIYCRRTCYARMPIKKIHEKFLKVSLESEHIPAISCFRVINSAFTAVAILAVDFPLFPRRFAKTELYGTGAMDFGVGGFVFGTAMVCPEVRRKYTKGSRFYYLIRSLYSVWPLVFLGMGRLVIIKSIDYQEHLTEYGVHWNFFFTLIFVKLITSLLLIIFPLNKSWIVAVSITVLYQLALDFTPLKRLILYGTDGSGTRVGLLNANREGIISTLGYVAIHMAGVQTGSYVLKKRSHIKDWIKAAYLILLTAIVLFIFLYIIQVNVEVASRRMANLAFCIWIVASCLILLSSLLLGDIILSFAKFLVKGAAVPCSWKLTQSPATDKKHSESLVSEPEGKKPTLCLITAINRNQLIFFLLSNVTTGLINLSVDTLHSSNLWAFFVLNLYMFTNCLIMYVLHLQDKTIKYW; this comes from the exons ATGAG gaagaagaaaaaaatgtctcaaaAGCAGATGAAGGAAGCTTTTGTCAGTAATCACAATGGAACGAGCGTGCTTGAAGTAACCGAGGGCTTGTGCTTGCCTGCACTCTGTATCCTGGGCAGAGGGCTTCTGATCATTCTCTCACAGCACTTACGTTCTTCACATACCTGGAGAACTCCATTCTTCATTGACTTTGCTTTCATAATAGTTCCCGTGGTGACCACTTTGaccattttctcttcatttgtccTCCTTGAGTACCTGGCTGTAATCATCTTTGGGGCAGGGCTGTTCTATCAAATATACTGCAGGAGAACTTGCTATGCCAGAATGCCCATCAAGAAAATCCATGAGAAATTCTTGAAAGTCAGTCTAGAATCAGAACACATTCCAGCCATCTCCTGTTTCCGTGTAATTAACAGTGCATTTACTGCTGTTGCCATTTTGGCTGTGGACTTCCCACTTTTTCCTAGAAGATTTGCCAAAACCGAGCTCTATGGGACAGGAGCAATGGATTTTGGAGTAGGAGGCTTTGTTTTTGGGACTGCAATGGTTTGTCCAGAGGTTAGGAGGAAATATACAAAAGGGTCCAGATTTTACTATCTTATAAGGTCATTGTACTCTGTTTGGCCATTAGTCTTCCTAGGAATGGGACGATTGGTCATTATAAAATCCATAGACTATCAGGAACATTTAACTGAGTATGGAGTTCACTGGAACTTTTTCTTTACCCTAATATTTGTGAAATTGATAACATCACTGCTCTTGATTATTTTCCCCCTAAATAAATCCTGGATTGTGGCCGTCAGCATTACTGTATTATACCAGCTAGCCCTTGACTTTACTCCCCTGAAAAGGTTGATTTTGTATGGCACTGATGGCAGTGGCACAAGGGTTGGTTTATTAAATGCGAACCGAGAAGGAATAATCTCTACGTTGGGGTACGTGGCGATACACATGGCTGGTGTTCAAACAGGGTCATATGTGCTTAAAAAAAGATCACATATCAAAGACTGGATAAAAGCAGCATATCTTATTCTACTGACAGCTATTgtcctcttcatctttctttaCATCATTCAGGTAAATGTGGAAGTGGCATCCCGAAGAATGGCCAATTTAGCCTTTTGTATTTGGATAGTTGCTTCTTGCCTGATCCTTCTTAGCAGTTTATTACTGGGTGATATAATTTTGAGTTTTGCCAAATTTCTAGTTAAAGGTGCAGCAGTACCATGTTCTTGGAAACTTACCCAGTCACCTGCTACAGATAAAAAGCATTCAGAATCTCTAGTCTCTGAACCTGAAGGAAAGAAACCCACTCTTTGTTTAATCACAGCAATAAACAGAAAccagctgatttttttcttgctgtcAAATGTAACAACTGGCCTAATCAACCTGTCTGTAGATACGTTACACAGCAGTAACTTGTGGGCCTTTTTTGTGCTCAATCTCTATATGTTTACCAACTGCTTAATTATGTATGTGCTACACTTGCAAGATAAGACTATAAAATATTGGTGA
- the PIGW gene encoding phosphatidylinositol-glycan biosynthesis class W protein isoform X3 has product MSQKQMKEAFVSNHNGTSVLEVTEGLCLPALCILGRGLLIILSQHLRSSHTWRTPFFIDFAFIIVPVVTTLTIFSSFVLLEYLAVIIFGAGLFYQIYCRRTCYARMPIKKIHEKFLKVSLESEHIPAISCFRVINSAFTAVAILAVDFPLFPRRFAKTELYGTGAMDFGVGGFVFGTAMVCPEVRRKYTKGSRFYYLIRSLYSVWPLVFLGMGRLVIIKSIDYQEHLTEYGVHWNFFFTLIFVKLITSLLLIIFPLNKSWIVAVSITVLYQLALDFTPLKRLILYGTDGSGTRVGLLNANREGIISTLGYVAIHMAGVQTGSYVLKKRSHIKDWIKAAYLILLTAIVLFIFLYIIQVNVEVASRRMANLAFCIWIVASCLILLSSLLLGDIILSFAKFLVKGAAVPCSWKLTQSPATDKKHSESLVSEPEGKKPTLCLITAINRNQLIFFLLSNVTTGLINLSVDTLHSSNLWAFFVLNLYMFTNCLIMYVLHLQDKTIKYW; this is encoded by the coding sequence atgtctcaaaAGCAGATGAAGGAAGCTTTTGTCAGTAATCACAATGGAACGAGCGTGCTTGAAGTAACCGAGGGCTTGTGCTTGCCTGCACTCTGTATCCTGGGCAGAGGGCTTCTGATCATTCTCTCACAGCACTTACGTTCTTCACATACCTGGAGAACTCCATTCTTCATTGACTTTGCTTTCATAATAGTTCCCGTGGTGACCACTTTGaccattttctcttcatttgtccTCCTTGAGTACCTGGCTGTAATCATCTTTGGGGCAGGGCTGTTCTATCAAATATACTGCAGGAGAACTTGCTATGCCAGAATGCCCATCAAGAAAATCCATGAGAAATTCTTGAAAGTCAGTCTAGAATCAGAACACATTCCAGCCATCTCCTGTTTCCGTGTAATTAACAGTGCATTTACTGCTGTTGCCATTTTGGCTGTGGACTTCCCACTTTTTCCTAGAAGATTTGCCAAAACCGAGCTCTATGGGACAGGAGCAATGGATTTTGGAGTAGGAGGCTTTGTTTTTGGGACTGCAATGGTTTGTCCAGAGGTTAGGAGGAAATATACAAAAGGGTCCAGATTTTACTATCTTATAAGGTCATTGTACTCTGTTTGGCCATTAGTCTTCCTAGGAATGGGACGATTGGTCATTATAAAATCCATAGACTATCAGGAACATTTAACTGAGTATGGAGTTCACTGGAACTTTTTCTTTACCCTAATATTTGTGAAATTGATAACATCACTGCTCTTGATTATTTTCCCCCTAAATAAATCCTGGATTGTGGCCGTCAGCATTACTGTATTATACCAGCTAGCCCTTGACTTTACTCCCCTGAAAAGGTTGATTTTGTATGGCACTGATGGCAGTGGCACAAGGGTTGGTTTATTAAATGCGAACCGAGAAGGAATAATCTCTACGTTGGGGTACGTGGCGATACACATGGCTGGTGTTCAAACAGGGTCATATGTGCTTAAAAAAAGATCACATATCAAAGACTGGATAAAAGCAGCATATCTTATTCTACTGACAGCTATTgtcctcttcatctttctttaCATCATTCAGGTAAATGTGGAAGTGGCATCCCGAAGAATGGCCAATTTAGCCTTTTGTATTTGGATAGTTGCTTCTTGCCTGATCCTTCTTAGCAGTTTATTACTGGGTGATATAATTTTGAGTTTTGCCAAATTTCTAGTTAAAGGTGCAGCAGTACCATGTTCTTGGAAACTTACCCAGTCACCTGCTACAGATAAAAAGCATTCAGAATCTCTAGTCTCTGAACCTGAAGGAAAGAAACCCACTCTTTGTTTAATCACAGCAATAAACAGAAAccagctgatttttttcttgctgtcAAATGTAACAACTGGCCTAATCAACCTGTCTGTAGATACGTTACACAGCAGTAACTTGTGGGCCTTTTTTGTGCTCAATCTCTATATGTTTACCAACTGCTTAATTATGTATGTGCTACACTTGCAAGATAAGACTATAAAATATTGGTGA
- the PIGW gene encoding phosphatidylinositol-glycan biosynthesis class W protein isoform X1, which produces MARSPPAPPLGRGAHSRRGAHVARPGRRDPELGARSRTKYLETLEKKKKMSQKQMKEAFVSNHNGTSVLEVTEGLCLPALCILGRGLLIILSQHLRSSHTWRTPFFIDFAFIIVPVVTTLTIFSSFVLLEYLAVIIFGAGLFYQIYCRRTCYARMPIKKIHEKFLKVSLESEHIPAISCFRVINSAFTAVAILAVDFPLFPRRFAKTELYGTGAMDFGVGGFVFGTAMVCPEVRRKYTKGSRFYYLIRSLYSVWPLVFLGMGRLVIIKSIDYQEHLTEYGVHWNFFFTLIFVKLITSLLLIIFPLNKSWIVAVSITVLYQLALDFTPLKRLILYGTDGSGTRVGLLNANREGIISTLGYVAIHMAGVQTGSYVLKKRSHIKDWIKAAYLILLTAIVLFIFLYIIQVNVEVASRRMANLAFCIWIVASCLILLSSLLLGDIILSFAKFLVKGAAVPCSWKLTQSPATDKKHSESLVSEPEGKKPTLCLITAINRNQLIFFLLSNVTTGLINLSVDTLHSSNLWAFFVLNLYMFTNCLIMYVLHLQDKTIKYW; this is translated from the exons ATGGCCAGGAGCCCGCCGGCTCCTCCCCTGGGGCGGGGCGCACACTCGCGGCGCGGGGCGCACGTGGCCCGCCCCGGACGCCGGGATCCAGAGTTGGGGGCTCGATCCCGGACAAAGTATCTTGAGACCCTGGA gaagaagaaaaaaatgtctcaaaAGCAGATGAAGGAAGCTTTTGTCAGTAATCACAATGGAACGAGCGTGCTTGAAGTAACCGAGGGCTTGTGCTTGCCTGCACTCTGTATCCTGGGCAGAGGGCTTCTGATCATTCTCTCACAGCACTTACGTTCTTCACATACCTGGAGAACTCCATTCTTCATTGACTTTGCTTTCATAATAGTTCCCGTGGTGACCACTTTGaccattttctcttcatttgtccTCCTTGAGTACCTGGCTGTAATCATCTTTGGGGCAGGGCTGTTCTATCAAATATACTGCAGGAGAACTTGCTATGCCAGAATGCCCATCAAGAAAATCCATGAGAAATTCTTGAAAGTCAGTCTAGAATCAGAACACATTCCAGCCATCTCCTGTTTCCGTGTAATTAACAGTGCATTTACTGCTGTTGCCATTTTGGCTGTGGACTTCCCACTTTTTCCTAGAAGATTTGCCAAAACCGAGCTCTATGGGACAGGAGCAATGGATTTTGGAGTAGGAGGCTTTGTTTTTGGGACTGCAATGGTTTGTCCAGAGGTTAGGAGGAAATATACAAAAGGGTCCAGATTTTACTATCTTATAAGGTCATTGTACTCTGTTTGGCCATTAGTCTTCCTAGGAATGGGACGATTGGTCATTATAAAATCCATAGACTATCAGGAACATTTAACTGAGTATGGAGTTCACTGGAACTTTTTCTTTACCCTAATATTTGTGAAATTGATAACATCACTGCTCTTGATTATTTTCCCCCTAAATAAATCCTGGATTGTGGCCGTCAGCATTACTGTATTATACCAGCTAGCCCTTGACTTTACTCCCCTGAAAAGGTTGATTTTGTATGGCACTGATGGCAGTGGCACAAGGGTTGGTTTATTAAATGCGAACCGAGAAGGAATAATCTCTACGTTGGGGTACGTGGCGATACACATGGCTGGTGTTCAAACAGGGTCATATGTGCTTAAAAAAAGATCACATATCAAAGACTGGATAAAAGCAGCATATCTTATTCTACTGACAGCTATTgtcctcttcatctttctttaCATCATTCAGGTAAATGTGGAAGTGGCATCCCGAAGAATGGCCAATTTAGCCTTTTGTATTTGGATAGTTGCTTCTTGCCTGATCCTTCTTAGCAGTTTATTACTGGGTGATATAATTTTGAGTTTTGCCAAATTTCTAGTTAAAGGTGCAGCAGTACCATGTTCTTGGAAACTTACCCAGTCACCTGCTACAGATAAAAAGCATTCAGAATCTCTAGTCTCTGAACCTGAAGGAAAGAAACCCACTCTTTGTTTAATCACAGCAATAAACAGAAAccagctgatttttttcttgctgtcAAATGTAACAACTGGCCTAATCAACCTGTCTGTAGATACGTTACACAGCAGTAACTTGTGGGCCTTTTTTGTGCTCAATCTCTATATGTTTACCAACTGCTTAATTATGTATGTGCTACACTTGCAAGATAAGACTATAAAATATTGGTGA